A single region of the Phycisphaerae bacterium RAS1 genome encodes:
- the glmS gene encoding Glutamine--fructose-6-phosphate aminotransferase [isomerizing] produces the protein MCGIVAYIGEKDACPVLLEGLKRLEYRGYDSAGIVVIRNGQFIIHRAVGRISNLEAKVGASLDGARIGMSHTRWATHGAPTELNAHPHRDASGKLALVHNGIIENYRVLAAFLKGHGVELVSQTDTEVLAQLVGHFYDGCLEEAVRRALREVRGTFGIAVMHTDEPDTIVAARRGSPLIVGVGKDEYIVASDAAAIIQHTSQVIYLSDNEVAVVGRDGFRTTTLDAAPVSKEVEEVEMTLEQLELGGHQHFMLKEINEQPEALRNCMRGRVDVDNGRVVLGGLSGVLRELVRAKRIIITGCGTAWHSGLIGEYLFESLARIPCETEYASEFRYRNPVIEDGTVVIAISQSGETADTLAALREARDKGALGLGIVNVVGSTIARETDAGVYLHVGPEIGVASTKAFVGQVTVLTMIAAMLGRRRHLSHAECLDVLQKLQQIPSLIEQTLNLSDQTREIASRYIDELNWLYLGRGLQYPIALEGALKLKEISYIHAEGLPAAEMKHGPIALIHDDMPVVVIAPRGVWYEKIVSNMEEVRARGGHIIAVATEGDKHIRELAEHVLYVPDVPEVLAPLLTVVPLQMLAYHAAVLRGCDVDKPRNLAKSVTVE, from the coding sequence ATGTGCGGAATTGTCGCATACATCGGTGAAAAAGACGCTTGCCCGGTCCTGCTCGAAGGCCTGAAGCGCCTCGAATACCGCGGCTACGACTCGGCCGGAATCGTCGTCATCCGCAATGGCCAGTTCATCATCCATCGCGCCGTCGGGCGCATCTCAAACCTGGAAGCGAAAGTCGGCGCCTCGCTCGACGGCGCCCGCATCGGCATGTCCCACACCCGCTGGGCCACGCACGGCGCCCCGACCGAGCTAAACGCCCACCCCCACCGCGACGCCAGCGGCAAGCTCGCCCTGGTCCACAACGGCATCATCGAGAACTACCGCGTGCTGGCCGCTTTCTTGAAAGGCCACGGCGTCGAGCTGGTCAGCCAGACCGATACCGAAGTCCTCGCCCAGTTGGTCGGCCATTTCTACGACGGTTGCCTCGAAGAGGCCGTCCGCCGCGCGCTGCGCGAGGTCCGCGGCACCTTCGGCATCGCCGTCATGCACACCGACGAGCCCGACACGATCGTCGCCGCCCGTCGCGGCAGCCCGCTGATCGTCGGCGTCGGCAAGGACGAGTACATCGTCGCCTCCGATGCCGCGGCGATCATCCAGCACACCTCCCAGGTGATCTACCTCTCGGACAACGAGGTCGCCGTCGTGGGTCGCGACGGCTTCCGCACCACCACGCTCGACGCCGCCCCGGTCAGCAAGGAAGTCGAAGAAGTCGAGATGACGCTCGAGCAGCTCGAGCTCGGCGGACATCAGCACTTCATGCTCAAGGAAATCAACGAGCAGCCCGAGGCCCTGCGCAACTGCATGCGCGGCCGAGTGGACGTCGACAACGGCCGCGTCGTGCTGGGCGGCCTGTCCGGCGTGCTGCGCGAGCTGGTCCGCGCCAAACGCATCATCATCACCGGCTGCGGAACCGCCTGGCACTCGGGGCTGATCGGCGAGTATCTCTTTGAATCCCTCGCCCGCATCCCCTGCGAAACCGAATACGCCAGCGAGTTCCGCTACCGCAACCCGGTCATCGAAGACGGAACCGTCGTCATCGCGATCTCACAGAGCGGCGAAACGGCCGACACGCTCGCGGCCCTGCGCGAGGCGCGCGACAAGGGCGCCCTCGGTCTGGGAATCGTCAACGTGGTCGGATCGACCATCGCCCGCGAAACCGACGCCGGCGTCTACCTCCACGTCGGACCCGAAATCGGCGTCGCCTCAACCAAGGCCTTCGTCGGCCAGGTCACCGTCCTGACGATGATCGCCGCCATGCTCGGCCGCCGCCGCCATCTCAGCCACGCCGAGTGCCTCGACGTGCTTCAGAAGCTCCAGCAGATTCCCAGCCTGATCGAGCAGACGCTGAACCTCTCGGACCAGACGCGCGAGATCGCCTCGCGATACATCGACGAGCTGAACTGGCTCTACCTCGGCCGCGGCCTGCAATATCCGATCGCGCTCGAGGGCGCGCTCAAACTGAAGGAAATCAGCTACATCCACGCCGAGGGACTGCCCGCCGCCGAAATGAAGCACGGCCCCATCGCCCTCATCCACGACGACATGCCGGTCGTCGTCATCGCCCCGCGTGGCGTCTGGTACGAGAAGATCGTCAGCAACATGGAAGAAGTCCGCGCCCGCGGCGGACACATCATCGCCGTCGCGACCGAAGGCGATAAGCACATCCGCGAGCTGGCCGAGCACGTGCTCTACGTGCCCGACGTGCCGGAAGTGCTCGCCCCGCTGCTCACCGTCGTGCCGCTGCAGATGCTCGCCTATCACGCCGCCGTGCTCCGCGGCTGCGACGTGGACAAGCCGCGAAATCTCGCCAAGTCGGTGACGGTTGAATAG